In a genomic window of Streptomyces puniciscabiei:
- a CDS encoding LLM class flavin-dependent oxidoreductase, which translates to MSSTPASPLHLAVALDGTGWHPASWREPVARPRDLFTAGYWADLVAEAERGLIDFVTIEDGLGLQSSHFLDPDERTDQVRGRLDAVLIASRVAPLTRHIGLVPTVVATHTEPFHISKAIATLDYVSTGRAGLRVQISARPNEAAHFGRRTIGRIEAYDSPAAQDIVTELFDEAADHVEVVRRLWDSWEDDAEIRDAATGRFIDRDKLHYIDFEGRHFSVKGPSITPRPPQGQPPVTALAHQSVPYRLVAHQADVGYVTPHDAEQARAIVAEIRAEQRAAGRAGDTLHVFGDLVVLLDDSRAEAGARRERLDALAGEPYTSDARIFTGTAAELADLLEEFATGGLTGFRLRPAVAGHDLPRISRDLVPELQRRGRFRDAYESDTLRGLLGLARPANRYAAAIA; encoded by the coding sequence GTGTCCTCAACTCCCGCCTCTCCTCTGCACCTTGCCGTCGCCCTGGACGGCACCGGCTGGCACCCCGCGTCCTGGCGCGAGCCGGTCGCCCGCCCCCGGGACCTGTTCACCGCCGGCTACTGGGCCGACCTGGTCGCCGAGGCCGAACGGGGCCTGATCGACTTCGTCACCATCGAGGACGGCCTCGGCCTGCAGTCCTCGCACTTCCTCGACCCCGACGAGCGCACCGACCAGGTGCGCGGCCGGCTCGACGCGGTGCTCATCGCCTCCCGCGTCGCCCCGCTCACCCGGCACATAGGCCTGGTCCCGACCGTGGTGGCCACGCACACCGAGCCGTTCCACATCTCCAAGGCGATCGCCACCCTCGACTACGTCAGCACCGGCCGCGCGGGCCTGCGGGTGCAGATCAGCGCCCGGCCGAACGAGGCGGCCCACTTCGGCCGCCGTACCATCGGCCGGATCGAGGCCTACGACAGCCCGGCCGCCCAGGACATCGTCACCGAACTGTTCGACGAGGCCGCCGACCACGTGGAAGTGGTGCGCCGGCTCTGGGACAGCTGGGAGGACGACGCCGAGATCCGGGACGCGGCGACGGGCCGCTTCATCGACCGGGACAAGCTGCACTACATCGACTTCGAGGGCCGCCACTTCAGCGTCAAGGGTCCCTCGATCACGCCCCGACCGCCCCAGGGGCAGCCGCCGGTCACCGCCCTCGCCCACCAGAGCGTGCCCTACCGGCTCGTCGCCCACCAGGCCGACGTCGGCTATGTCACCCCGCACGACGCGGAGCAGGCCCGCGCCATCGTCGCCGAGATCCGCGCCGAGCAGCGGGCGGCGGGCCGCGCCGGGGACACCCTGCACGTCTTCGGCGACCTCGTCGTCCTCCTCGACGACAGCCGGGCCGAGGCCGGGGCCCGGCGCGAGCGGCTGGACGCGCTCGCGGGCGAGCCGTACACCAGCGACGCGCGGATCTTCACTGGTACGGCCGCCGAACTCGCCGATCTGCTGGAGGAGTTCGCGACCGGCGGGCTGACCGGGTTCCGGCTGAGGCCGGCCGTCGCCGGGCACGACCTGCCCCGCATCAGCCGTGACCTGGTGCCCGAACTGCAACGCCGGGGCCGCTTCCGGGACGCCTACGAGTCCGACACCCTGCGCGGCCTGCTCGGCCTCGCCCGCCCCGCCAACCGCTATGCCGCAGCCATCGCCTGA
- a CDS encoding putative leader peptide: MREAVAHPARPARRTEVTAVTRVLPPHAPRPYRSVRLTTRPHIDLQRVSAALCRR, encoded by the coding sequence ATGCGCGAGGCGGTCGCTCACCCGGCCCGCCCCGCCCGACGGACGGAGGTGACGGCCGTGACACGTGTCCTCCCGCCGCACGCCCCGCGCCCGTACCGCTCCGTCCGGCTGACCACCCGGCCGCACATAGACCTCCAGCGCGTGTCCGCCGCACTCTGTCGCCGCTGA